AATATTTTGATTTCTTAAAAAAAGAATTTTATGAAAAAGAAATAACATCAGGTGATAATTTAAAACTTATGGATACTTATGTTAATCAAAAATCTTTTTTACATTTACCTGAAGGTAGTAAAAAGAAAAAACAAAAAAATATTGATAATACAGAAGAGTATATAATGAAATGGGTTAACAATAAACAAGTTGGAAAACATATATCTTTATTGGGTGAATATGGACAAGGTAAAAGTAGTTTATCTTTAAAAATTGCAAATAAATTAATTGAAGATGAGAAAAGTAGAATACCAATCATTATTGAATTAAGAGGAAAAAGCCCTAAAAATGAGACTTTATTGGATGTTTTAGCTAGTTGGGCAACTAGTTTTAATATTAATGCAAAAGCAATTGAAAAGCTACTAGAGGAAGGTAAATTATTAGTTATACTAGAAGGTTTTGATGAAATGGATCTTGTTGGAGATAAATATATCAGAAGGTTACATTTTAAAAGACTTGTTGAATTTATGAGGTATGAAAAGTCAAAAGTCTTAATTACTGGAAGACCAAACTTATTTTTAGATAATCATGAAATGGAAGAATTTTTAGAGTTAAATAAAGATAATAATAATTTGTTCTACTGTAATGCTTTAATATTAAAGCATTTAGATTTAAAACAAATAGAAGATTCATTACGAAATATTGATAGTAAAACTAAAAATGAAATGCTAAATGTTTTAAAAAATGAAAATGAGAATGTTAATTTCAAAGAATTAATATCTCGTCCTTCCACGCTGTATCAAGCCAGTATTATATGGAATGATTTGGATAAGAAAAATATTAATTCAGCTTCAATAATTGATAAATTTATAAAACATTCATACTTAAGACAAGAGGAAAAATTTATTACTATAGGAAGGACCGGTGTTGAATCTATTTTAACAGTTAAGGAAAGAGAATACTTTACTCTTGGTATAGCTGTCTCAATTATTAAAAGAGATAGTTATTCAAATCAAATTAGTAATTATCAATTACATAGGACGATTACTGAGCTATATGTTAATATTCCAGATGAAGTTAGTAATGATCATATAAATGGAATTTTATTAAAAAGAAGATTAGAAGATGATCTACATAAAATAGAATCTATTTTTAATGATGTACGAGCGTCCGGAATTTTTGTAAAAGATTTAAGTAAAAATAATTATTTTAAATTTGCACATAAGTCATTTTTAGAATATTTATTTGCATTTTATTTTACTCACTATAAGTACCAAAATGAAATTTATTATACTAAAGTTGTAAACTGTATAACAAATTCTTTTAAAGTACAGGATATTTACAAAATAAAATTAACTGATGAAATTATTCAATTTATATCAGAATTATTATCTAAACAAGATAACTTAAATATTTCTGATGATGTATTAGCAAGAAAACTATTAAAAACAATACTTCCTAATAAAGTTTTTAATCTTTCACCAAATTTATTCCTTAATAAGTATTTTAGGTATTTTAATGATTTTATAATATCTATATTTATTAGTATAATCTTGTATCATTTATTTACTTATGATCATACTCAATTATCAGGAGTTTATATTTTAATAGTATTATTAATAGGTACTCCTTTTATATATATAAAAAGAATTACTAGTTTAAATAGGATTAATCAACCTCTTAAAATATGGTATAAAACATGTAGTGTAAAAGTCCCTTATACTTGTATTTATTCAGTTATATGCGAAAAATCAATTGAATCTATTCTTGATGACAGATATCTAAATAAAACTAAAGAATTAAGTAAAATTTTTAATGATTTAAAAAATAAAGAGATAAGCAAAATAATTAACAATACATCTGAGTAAGTAGGTATAAAACATGAAAATATTTTTCATTAATCTATATAAAAAAAGAGTATTTCTATGTGTTTATACTTAGAGTATCTTAGAGTTATTTAGATTAACAGATAGATAATTTTCTAACTATTATAATATAATATCAAAATACACCAACTTAAGAATTAGAGAGATAACATGAATTCATACTCAGAATTAAAAGATTGTTTACTTAAATATTCTGAAATTGAACAATAGGTTGATTTATGCAAGAATATTACTTAATTTATAATTGGTTTAACATTGTTAATTACAATATCTAAAACTTCATTTTTCTTTTTATTTATCCAACCTGTTGTTTCATCATTGTAAATGATTATATTTGCACTGTTTTTATTTTTAAATGGTCTCATAGCTCTTCCTATGATTTGTTGTAAACGTGCTGTATCTTCAAAAGGAGGGTAGGCAGGACTTGCGCAAAATACATTTTTAATAGAAGGAATATCAGTACCTTCTCCTAGAAGTTTTGAAGTTCCTATTAAAACATAATCTGTAATTTTGTTTTCTGTCAAATCAGAAAATATCTCATTTCTTTGTTTTGCTTTTGTACTTGCATCAATATATAATACATTATAAGAAGATGATAATTCTTCTTTCAATGTTTGTCCCAATTCAAGAGTATTGACTAAAACTACAGATTGATTAGACTTAAACTTGTTTCTTTCGAACTTTAGAGAATTTTTAATATCATTTAGTATAAATTCTTTTCTCTTTTTTGATTTATCAATATTTTTCTTAAGCATTCCTAGTTTTATATTAAAATCTAATGTTCGCAAGTATTCTTGTTCTATATCGATTTTATAATTTGTATTTTTAAATCTTATATTGGGTTGTACTAAAAAGCCATTTTTATATAAATCAATAATATCAACACTTGCCCTCTCTTCTCCAACTAAATCATAAAGTTTTTGTTCATTTTTGATATTATTTCTATATGGTGTTGCAGTAAGACCATGTTTATACATAGCAGGAATTGAAGATACAACGTCATAATAAACACTTGCACTAGCTTTATGCATCTCATCACAAATAATCTGTGAGTATTTATCTTCTTTAACTCTTTGTAATGTTGCTTCATTGTTTAATGATTGCCATGTAGTGATTAATATAGGAGCTCCAAACTCTTTTTTTGAAGAGCTAAGTTCACCTATCATTGATGGGTCAATATCTAAAATATCTTGAAATCTTTTTTTTGTTTGCTTTACTAAATCATATTTAGGAACAATAAAAAGTGTTCTTATATTTCTTTTAGCAATTAAATATGCAGCTATGTTTGTTTTTCCAGAACCTGTAGGAGCGTAAATATAGCCTGTAAGTGTAGTTCTTGTAAATTTATCAATACAAGCTTGTTGGAAATCTCGTGCTTGAAAATTCTTAATATTAATAGTTGCTTGATTTTTTATAATTTGACACTTATCTCTAGCGGGTACATTTACGTTCCATTTTATATCAGTACAAATATTCTTAAATTTACTTAACAATGACAAGACTTCGCCATAAGGGAAGAT
This sequence is a window from Poseidonibacter parvus. Protein-coding genes within it:
- a CDS encoding DEAD/DEAH box helicase, with product MQLIIGSQVKLIDGTIEKIFPYGEVLSLLSKFKNICTDIKWNVNVPARDKCQIIKNQATINIKNFQARDFQQACIDKFTRTTLTGYIYAPTGSGKTNIAAYLIAKRNIRTLFIVPKYDLVKQTKKRFQDILDIDPSMIGELSSSKKEFGAPILITTWQSLNNEATLQRVKEDKYSQIICDEMHKASASVYYDVVSSIPAMYKHGLTATPYRNNIKNEQKLYDLVGEERASVDIIDLYKNGFLVQPNIRFKNTNYKIDIEQEYLRTLDFNIKLGMLKKNIDKSKKRKEFILNDIKNSLKFERNKFKSNQSVVLVNTLELGQTLKEELSSSYNVLYIDASTKAKQRNEIFSDLTENKITDYVLIGTSKLLGEGTDIPSIKNVFCASPAYPPFEDTARLQQIIGRAMRPFKNKNSANIIIYNDETTGWINKKKNEVLDIVINNVKPIIN
- a CDS encoding NACHT domain-containing protein, which encodes MLYILIGITVVLVGIIIYLIYRRKKYTRERFAFFSLFLLFSMATLFSAHVFTNNSFIIIVYKILNYYFNLELEIPYTDWSGKIWSGLIYFIFASVIIFISKNWHGAKSSQDVKLEEIHKEMDFISAALKGFKSFNIPIENKKDIENQEIATDLTFFNTSKDWHTQVKEFFIFISSQYKITSKDWYSEENFYIGKYGNIDIVIVCFLNKPSLEEINEKILLSKKNCPDRSFKKYIIAIQNGVAENKTIDHTDYTIDYRYKEELLKKIVNFDEYFDFLKKEFYEKEITSGDNLKLMDTYVNQKSFLHLPEGSKKKKQKNIDNTEEYIMKWVNNKQVGKHISLLGEYGQGKSSLSLKIANKLIEDEKSRIPIIIELRGKSPKNETLLDVLASWATSFNINAKAIEKLLEEGKLLVILEGFDEMDLVGDKYIRRLHFKRLVEFMRYEKSKVLITGRPNLFLDNHEMEEFLELNKDNNNLFYCNALILKHLDLKQIEDSLRNIDSKTKNEMLNVLKNENENVNFKELISRPSTLYQASIIWNDLDKKNINSASIIDKFIKHSYLRQEEKFITIGRTGVESILTVKEREYFTLGIAVSIIKRDSYSNQISNYQLHRTITELYVNIPDEVSNDHINGILLKRRLEDDLHKIESIFNDVRASGIFVKDLSKNNYFKFAHKSFLEYLFAFYFTHYKYQNEIYYTKVVNCITNSFKVQDIYKIKLTDEIIQFISELLSKQDNLNISDDVLARKLLKTILPNKVFNLSPNLFLNKYFRYFNDFIISIFISIILYHLFTYDHTQLSGVYILIVLLIGTPFIYIKRITSLNRINQPLKIWYKTCSVKVPYTCIYSVICEKSIESILDDRYLNKTKELSKIFNDLKNKEISKIINNTSE